In a single window of the Renibacterium salmoninarum ATCC 33209 genome:
- a CDS encoding SDR family NAD(P)-dependent oxidoreductase produces MPVVQRLAEHGATVVATDISAEGIARAQEITAAFQPGLVHWQLLDVTDEAAVQQVFAWSAAELGPCSILVNNAIKPCAIPHSFIDTELTQWRSDYAIIVEGAVSCSRAALQQMLLAGRGSIVNIFFG; encoded by the coding sequence CTGCCCGTTGTGCAGAGGTTGGCCGAGCACGGTGCAACTGTGGTGGCCACCGACATTTCCGCTGAAGGCATCGCACGAGCGCAAGAAATTACGGCTGCATTCCAGCCTGGATTGGTGCACTGGCAGTTGTTGGATGTTACGGATGAAGCCGCTGTTCAGCAGGTTTTCGCCTGGTCTGCCGCCGAGCTTGGCCCGTGCAGTATTTTGGTCAACAACGCGATCAAGCCATGCGCTATCCCGCACAGTTTTATCGATACTGAGCTGACGCAATGGCGCAGCGACTACGCCATCATTGTGGAGGGCGCCGTCAGTTGTAGCCGGGCCGCTTTGCAGCAGATGCTGCTAGCCGGGCGAGGCAGCATCGTTAATATTTTCTTCGGTTAA
- the gatC gene encoding Asp-tRNA(Asn)/Glu-tRNA(Gln) amidotransferase subunit GatC: MAEINRDDVAHLAQLAHIDMSESELDRMAGELAVIVDSVKSVSEIAGDDAPATSHPIPLSNVLREDTVGHVLSQEQVLSGAPDAEDGRFKVPAILEED, translated from the coding sequence ATGGCTGAAATCAATCGTGATGACGTTGCGCACCTGGCGCAGCTCGCGCACATTGACATGTCCGAATCAGAACTGGATCGGATGGCTGGAGAATTGGCCGTCATCGTCGATTCGGTGAAGTCTGTTAGTGAAATTGCTGGCGATGATGCGCCGGCAACCTCGCACCCTATCCCGTTGAGCAATGTGCTTCGGGAAGATACCGTGGGCCACGTGCTGAGCCAAGAACAAGTACTCTCCGGTGCTCCGGATGCTGAAGACGGCCGTTTCAAAGTCCCCGCGATCCTGGAAGAGGACTAA
- a CDS encoding SDR family oxidoreductase has product MFSSVNAAGFYGHPPYSAAKAALLSLTRSIAVQYAPKGIRCNAIVPGTIKTPAWAEQVAVNPETFEILRQWYPSGDVAEPEDIADIVLFLASAQGKAMNGASLVADSWLTAGNLAMSRFVEGVLGEA; this is encoded by the coding sequence ATATTTTCTTCGGTTAACGCTGCGGGGTTTTATGGTCATCCGCCCTACAGCGCGGCCAAAGCAGCGCTGCTCTCGCTGACGCGCAGTATTGCGGTGCAATATGCGCCGAAGGGCATTCGCTGCAATGCGATTGTGCCGGGAACCATTAAAACGCCGGCCTGGGCCGAGCAAGTTGCGGTCAACCCGGAAACGTTTGAGATTCTGCGGCAGTGGTACCCCTCCGGGGACGTTGCAGAACCAGAAGATATCGCTGATATTGTGCTGTTTTTAGCCTCTGCACAAGGCAAGGCCATGAACGGTGCGTCATTAGTGGCCGACAGCTGGCTCACGGCAGGAAATCTGGCGATGTCCCGGTTTGTCGAAGGAGTTTTGGGCGAAGCATGA
- a CDS encoding DMT family transporter, with protein sequence MSQHPAIDQVQRPGLRRGLVLALCGGLALLLAATWILSGALVEHNDAQTVAAGRSLFSCIGLLLIALRSRGSLKRSVYLIVNRPIPLLISGLLGVAIYALFSVFAISIVGTSVTNLVIAMAPGLSMVFGVLFFKQRTSWLAVMAVVLAVAGAAVYVLGSFQDSSADGAMRIAGVVAAVIAVCSIALYGQHYARISRGHNPSDLLLRIFLFGTVLLFCVMAASGTLAGFFRIAPLDWLWFLILGVVVYVPVYVIQHRLIHEKGVVFTATVSLAVPFLVRAAEIIWFGRSWPNLAETIGLLVCVAGIAVVVRNGTATKTAVETPGELSEKPARS encoded by the coding sequence ATGAGTCAACATCCGGCAATTGACCAGGTGCAGCGGCCCGGTTTGCGGCGAGGACTGGTGCTAGCCCTGTGTGGTGGGCTGGCATTGTTACTGGCCGCAACATGGATTCTTTCTGGCGCTTTAGTTGAACACAATGATGCTCAGACGGTTGCTGCTGGCCGCTCGTTGTTTAGCTGCATTGGCTTGTTGTTGATTGCTTTGCGCAGCAGAGGGTCACTCAAACGATCTGTGTATTTGATTGTTAACCGACCAATCCCGCTCTTGATATCGGGTCTTCTGGGTGTTGCCATCTATGCTTTGTTCTCGGTTTTTGCCATCTCCATCGTAGGCACCTCGGTGACCAATCTGGTGATTGCGATGGCGCCCGGATTATCAATGGTGTTCGGGGTACTTTTCTTCAAACAACGCACCAGCTGGTTGGCGGTAATGGCCGTGGTCTTGGCGGTTGCCGGCGCAGCGGTTTACGTTCTGGGCTCTTTCCAGGACTCCAGTGCAGACGGCGCGATGCGAATCGCGGGAGTAGTTGCCGCGGTCATTGCGGTGTGTTCGATTGCCCTCTACGGCCAGCACTATGCGCGGATATCGCGGGGACACAACCCCAGTGATCTTCTTTTAAGAATTTTCCTTTTTGGCACGGTGCTGCTGTTTTGCGTTATGGCCGCGAGCGGAACTTTGGCGGGATTCTTCCGCATTGCCCCGCTTGATTGGTTATGGTTCCTGATTTTGGGCGTGGTGGTTTACGTCCCGGTGTATGTGATCCAGCATCGGCTGATTCACGAAAAGGGCGTAGTATTCACCGCAACTGTTTCGCTTGCCGTGCCGTTCCTCGTGCGAGCTGCCGAAATTATCTGGTTTGGCCGATCCTGGCCAAACCTTGCTGAGACCATCGGATTGCTGGTCTGCGTTGCTGGGATCGCCGTTGTCGTGCGCAATGGAACCGCAACTAAAACTGCCGTTGAGACACCGGGGGAGCTGAGCGAAAAGCCAGCTCGGTCTTAG
- a CDS encoding LysR family transcriptional regulator — MKVPFSIYYMEIHQLQLLRELGELGSVTAVAETLFVTPSAVSQQLAQLQRSVTVPLTRKEGRILVLTHAGRVLAEAGGKVVQAMAQAEAAIGEHLEEPTGTVRICAFHSAGQTLFGQLIARIAARGGPEVIVADEDVAEQDFPALAGRYDLVLAHRMSHSGEWQSPGITATTLAEEPFDVVLPPGHPFASRPSLRPQDVVGERWATSRPGYSPADVLNAISVLTSEQPRVVHRVNDYSTVASVVVAGGVLGLLPRYLATAALPAGVTLKPLEGIRTRRKIDLLSRPENLARKSVRIVAETLQEVVTELVDAKTELAFRSAPPVSQRQF; from the coding sequence ATGAAAGTTCCCTTTAGCATTTACTACATGGAAATACATCAGCTACAGCTGCTGCGCGAGCTTGGCGAACTAGGCAGCGTCACCGCCGTGGCCGAAACATTGTTTGTGACGCCGTCCGCAGTCTCTCAGCAACTCGCCCAGCTCCAACGTTCAGTTACGGTGCCACTGACGCGCAAAGAAGGTCGCATCTTGGTGCTTACTCATGCCGGACGAGTGCTCGCTGAGGCCGGTGGCAAAGTCGTGCAGGCCATGGCTCAAGCCGAAGCCGCTATCGGTGAGCATCTTGAGGAGCCAACGGGTACGGTACGAATTTGTGCCTTCCACAGCGCTGGGCAAACGCTCTTTGGTCAACTCATCGCCCGGATTGCCGCGCGTGGCGGCCCGGAAGTCATTGTGGCCGACGAAGACGTCGCCGAGCAGGACTTTCCCGCGTTGGCTGGACGTTACGACCTGGTGCTGGCGCACCGAATGTCACATAGCGGCGAATGGCAGTCACCCGGTATCACCGCAACTACCCTGGCCGAAGAGCCTTTCGACGTCGTGCTGCCGCCGGGTCATCCTTTTGCCTCCCGACCTTCGTTACGACCGCAGGACGTTGTTGGTGAGCGCTGGGCAACCTCTAGACCCGGTTACTCCCCCGCCGATGTGCTGAACGCGATTTCGGTGCTGACCAGCGAACAGCCTCGGGTGGTGCACCGGGTCAACGACTACAGCACCGTCGCCAGCGTCGTGGTAGCAGGTGGGGTCTTGGGCTTACTGCCGCGCTACTTGGCTACTGCTGCGCTGCCCGCGGGGGTCACGCTGAAGCCGCTCGAAGGAATTCGAACTCGACGGAAAATCGATTTGCTCAGCCGACCAGAAAACCTGGCCAGAAAATCCGTCCGGATTGTCGCGGAAACCTTGCAAGAAGTGGTTACCGAGTTGGTTGACGCTAAGACCGAGCTGGCTTTTCGCTCAGCTCCCCCGGTGTCTCAACGGCAGTTTTAG
- the gatB gene encoding Asp-tRNA(Asn)/Glu-tRNA(Gln) amidotransferase subunit GatB — translation MTETLVPFDELLERYEPALGFEVHVELNTATKMFSSAPNAFGDVPNTNVNEVDLGLPGVLPVVNKAAVESSIKIGLALNCKIAEFCRFSRKNYFYPDTPKNFQTSQYDEPIAYDGYLDLELADGTVFRVEIERAHMEEDAGKLTHLGGSTGRIQGADYSLVDYNRSGVPLVEIVTKPILGAGSRAPELAKAYVAAIREIVKNLGVSDAKMERGNVRCDANVSLMPKGSTTLGTRSETKNVNSLRAVEHTVRFEMERHAGILDAGGKVVQETRHWHEDTRTTTSGRPKSDADDYRYFPEPDLVPVVTTAAWVEELRAQLPEPPAERRKRLQADWGYTDLEFRDVVNAGIMDEIEATITAGATAAVARKWWMGEIARRAKIADVEPVELGVSPAVVVELQGLIDAGKINDKLARDVLDGVLAGEGSPTEVVASRGLAVVSDDGALQAAIDEALAAQPDVADKISGGKVQAVGAIVGGVMKTTRGQADAGRVRELILKTLGVEG, via the coding sequence ATGACTGAAACTTTGGTTCCCTTCGACGAATTGCTCGAACGGTACGAGCCCGCGCTTGGCTTTGAAGTACACGTGGAATTGAACACCGCCACGAAGATGTTCTCCTCAGCTCCGAATGCTTTTGGCGATGTACCGAACACCAATGTGAATGAAGTTGACTTGGGCCTGCCCGGGGTTCTTCCAGTGGTGAACAAAGCCGCGGTGGAAAGTTCGATCAAAATCGGACTTGCGCTGAACTGCAAGATTGCCGAGTTCTGCCGCTTCTCGCGGAAGAACTACTTCTACCCGGATACACCCAAGAACTTCCAGACCTCGCAGTACGACGAGCCAATTGCTTATGACGGCTACCTGGACCTTGAGCTGGCTGATGGCACGGTGTTTCGCGTTGAAATCGAGCGCGCGCATATGGAAGAAGACGCTGGAAAGCTGACCCACTTGGGCGGCTCGACGGGCCGAATCCAAGGTGCCGACTACTCTTTGGTTGATTACAACCGTTCCGGCGTTCCGTTGGTGGAAATCGTGACCAAACCAATTCTCGGAGCTGGTTCTCGCGCTCCGGAACTGGCCAAAGCCTACGTTGCTGCGATCCGCGAAATCGTCAAAAACTTGGGTGTTTCCGATGCCAAGATGGAGCGCGGGAATGTGCGCTGTGATGCGAACGTTTCACTGATGCCTAAGGGCAGCACAACTCTTGGCACCCGGTCCGAGACCAAAAATGTGAACTCGCTGCGCGCCGTCGAACATACCGTTCGCTTTGAAATGGAACGGCATGCCGGAATTCTGGATGCCGGCGGCAAGGTAGTCCAAGAGACTCGACACTGGCACGAAGACACCCGCACGACGACCTCGGGTCGACCGAAGTCTGATGCCGATGATTACCGGTATTTCCCAGAGCCAGATTTGGTCCCGGTGGTCACCACCGCAGCTTGGGTTGAAGAGCTGCGCGCGCAATTGCCCGAACCTCCTGCTGAACGACGCAAGCGGCTGCAGGCCGACTGGGGCTATACGGACCTTGAGTTCCGGGATGTTGTCAACGCCGGTATCATGGATGAAATCGAAGCGACCATCACCGCGGGTGCTACTGCTGCGGTCGCCCGTAAGTGGTGGATGGGTGAGATCGCTCGTCGAGCCAAGATCGCCGACGTCGAACCGGTAGAGCTTGGCGTGAGCCCCGCGGTTGTTGTTGAGCTACAGGGCCTAATCGACGCTGGCAAGATCAATGACAAGCTGGCCCGTGATGTGCTCGACGGCGTATTAGCTGGCGAAGGCTCGCCTACCGAGGTTGTCGCCTCACGTGGCTTGGCTGTGGTTTCCGACGACGGCGCTCTGCAAGCTGCTATTGATGAAGCCCTGGCAGCTCAGCCCGATGTCGCGGACAAGATCAGTGGCGGCAAGGTGCAAGCCGTTGGCGCGATTGTTGGCGGCGTGATGAAAACTACTCGCGGACAGGCGGATGCCGGTCGCGTGCGTGAACTGATCCTGAAGACTCTGGGCGTGGAGGGCTAA
- the gatA gene encoding Asp-tRNA(Asn)/Glu-tRNA(Gln) amidotransferase subunit GatA produces the protein MTELIKLSAAALAAKLASGEVTSVQVTQAYLDRIALVDGELNAFLHLNAEEALRVAAEVDADRAAGKELHELAGVPIAIKDLIVTKGQPTTAGSKILEGWISPYDATVIEKIRAAKMPILGKTNLDEFAMGSSTEHSAFGPTRNPWDLTRIPGGSGGGSAAAVAAFEAPLALGTDTGGSIRQPGAVTGTVGVKPTYGGVSRYGAIAMASSLDQIGPVSRTVLDAALLQEVIGGHDPKDSTSLVDPINGQTGCTGLADAARLGANGDLTGVRIGVVKELGGEGYQEGVEVRFRESLELLRGAGAEIVEVSCPSFGYALGAYYLIMPSEASSNLAKFDGVRFGLRKLPEDGPMTIERVMSATRAAGFGNEVKRRIILGAYALSAGYYDAYYGSAQKFRTLIQRDFEAAFAQADVLISPTAPTTAFKFGEKMADPLAMYLNDVATIPANLAGVPGMSLPNGLADEDGLPSGIQLLAPAREDALMYRVGAALEALHEAQWGGPILDRAPELGAASNATAVEGTK, from the coding sequence ATGACGGAACTGATTAAACTTTCGGCGGCCGCTTTGGCGGCCAAGCTTGCCTCGGGTGAAGTGACCAGCGTCCAGGTGACGCAGGCATATTTGGACCGAATCGCCCTGGTAGATGGCGAGTTGAACGCCTTTTTGCATTTGAATGCTGAAGAAGCTCTACGCGTCGCTGCCGAGGTTGATGCAGACCGTGCGGCAGGCAAAGAGCTGCACGAATTGGCCGGTGTGCCGATTGCGATCAAAGATCTCATCGTGACTAAAGGGCAACCGACTACGGCCGGTTCTAAAATCCTGGAGGGCTGGATCAGCCCTTACGACGCCACCGTGATTGAAAAAATCCGGGCTGCGAAGATGCCAATTTTGGGTAAAACCAACTTGGACGAATTCGCGATGGGCTCCTCAACTGAGCACTCCGCTTTTGGTCCCACACGTAATCCTTGGGATTTGACCCGGATCCCCGGTGGCTCAGGTGGTGGTTCGGCAGCTGCCGTAGCTGCTTTTGAAGCGCCATTGGCATTGGGTACTGATACCGGCGGTTCGATTCGTCAGCCGGGTGCAGTTACTGGAACTGTCGGCGTCAAGCCGACCTATGGCGGCGTCTCCCGCTATGGGGCAATTGCGATGGCCTCCTCGCTGGATCAAATCGGCCCGGTTAGTCGTACCGTGCTCGACGCTGCGCTGCTGCAAGAAGTCATTGGTGGCCACGATCCCAAAGACTCAACGTCCCTGGTTGATCCGATTAACGGGCAGACTGGCTGCACGGGCCTCGCGGATGCCGCCCGGCTGGGAGCCAACGGTGACCTAACTGGCGTGCGCATCGGCGTCGTCAAGGAGCTCGGTGGCGAAGGTTACCAAGAAGGCGTTGAGGTGCGCTTCCGTGAGTCTTTAGAGTTGTTACGCGGTGCAGGTGCTGAGATCGTAGAAGTTTCCTGCCCTAGTTTTGGTTACGCCTTGGGCGCGTACTACTTGATCATGCCGTCAGAGGCATCAAGTAACTTGGCAAAGTTTGATGGCGTTCGCTTTGGTCTGCGCAAGCTCCCCGAAGACGGCCCGATGACGATTGAGCGAGTCATGTCTGCGACCCGTGCGGCCGGATTTGGCAACGAAGTGAAGCGTCGAATCATCCTTGGCGCCTATGCGCTTTCAGCCGGCTATTACGACGCCTATTACGGCTCAGCACAAAAGTTCCGTACGCTGATTCAGCGTGATTTTGAGGCGGCATTCGCTCAAGCGGATGTCCTCATTTCACCCACTGCGCCAACCACGGCGTTCAAATTTGGTGAGAAAATGGCTGATCCGCTGGCGATGTACCTCAACGACGTTGCGACCATTCCGGCAAACCTCGCTGGTGTACCTGGTATGTCATTACCGAATGGCCTGGCTGATGAAGATGGGCTACCTTCCGGCATTCAGCTGTTGGCTCCGGCCCGCGAAGATGCGCTGATGTACCGCGTAGGTGCCGCGTTGGAGGCATTACATGAAGCGCAGTGGGGCGGGCCCATCCTAGACCGGGCCCCGGAATTGGGCGCTGCCTCGAATGCAACAGCTGTGGAAGGAACGAAATAA
- a CDS encoding Gfo/Idh/MocA family protein, translated as MVVLTPDYLHAEHAIDVLESGKAVYVEKPLAVTAEQAEAVLAAATRNQKLLFVGHNMRFMPVVESLKKAIDDGLIGEVKSIWCRHFVGHGGDFFFKDWHADRQKVNSLLLQKGAHDLDVINYLSGSEPERVSAFGKRTVYFPVPGARPEPSIDHDWEAYLRSWPPVDRTDLAEVIDVEDLSIVNLQMSNGVLATYQQCHYTPDYWRSYTVIGDRGRLENFGDGPGAQIRVWNQRIMGYSEEPDIRINVHHPSGSHAGADPRIVAAFLQALAEGDPGAGNGRSALAAVRAGAGATESLRDAGRPVGFKRVGFKREASI; from the coding sequence GTGGTGGTGCTGACGCCGGACTATCTGCACGCCGAGCATGCGATCGACGTCTTGGAATCTGGCAAGGCCGTTTACGTTGAGAAACCGCTTGCCGTAACGGCCGAGCAGGCGGAAGCGGTGCTGGCCGCAGCAACGCGCAATCAAAAGCTGCTTTTTGTTGGGCACAATATGCGATTCATGCCAGTGGTTGAATCGCTCAAAAAAGCGATCGACGACGGCTTGATCGGTGAAGTGAAGTCCATCTGGTGCCGGCATTTTGTTGGTCATGGTGGAGACTTCTTCTTCAAAGACTGGCATGCAGATCGGCAGAAGGTGAACTCGTTGCTCCTGCAAAAAGGAGCCCATGATCTGGACGTGATTAACTATCTCTCCGGTTCTGAGCCTGAGCGGGTGAGTGCTTTTGGTAAACGCACCGTGTACTTCCCGGTACCTGGTGCGCGGCCCGAACCTTCGATCGACCATGATTGGGAGGCCTACTTACGCAGTTGGCCACCGGTGGATCGTACTGATCTGGCTGAGGTAATTGATGTCGAAGATCTCAGCATTGTGAACCTGCAGATGAGCAACGGGGTCTTGGCGACCTATCAGCAGTGCCATTACACACCGGATTATTGGCGCAGTTACACGGTGATTGGTGACCGGGGCAGATTAGAGAATTTCGGTGACGGACCGGGAGCTCAGATCAGAGTCTGGAATCAGCGGATCATGGGTTATTCGGAGGAACCAGATATCCGAATCAATGTGCATCATCCTTCTGGCAGTCACGCCGGCGCGGATCCACGCATCGTGGCGGCTTTCTTGCAAGCGCTGGCTGAAGGCGATCCGGGCGCCGGAAACGGTCGCTCGGCCCTCGCCGCGGTCCGGGCAGGGGCCGGAGCTACCGAGTCGCTGCGCGATGCCGGTAGACCGGTAGGGTTCAAACGAGTGGGGTTCAAGCGAGAGGCTTCGATTTGA
- a CDS encoding protein phosphatase 2C domain-containing protein, producing MSWQIVARVLSEGDNHPNEDACGFAGNTAWVIDGATSVLGPLSLPAASDPGWYSAALGQELALAASLSGTRAVLAAALAQIDRIGAQLVGEERVRFPSAALSVVQLTFNRAGDCDGVEVLSLADCHVVVRERGGAIKHVVAALADPQAAKMSSEDLAASRRRRNTTEGLWVARREPEAAEHALVVPCNAPELLTLVSDGAWRAVDLGLIASPEEFLDAVSTPIGVLELQTELRQHQAAIGEKADDATILTLHP from the coding sequence TTGTCTTGGCAGATTGTTGCCCGGGTACTTTCTGAGGGCGACAATCATCCCAATGAGGATGCTTGTGGCTTTGCCGGTAATACTGCCTGGGTCATTGATGGAGCTACCTCAGTCCTGGGGCCCTTGAGCTTGCCTGCCGCGAGCGATCCTGGTTGGTATTCCGCAGCTTTGGGCCAAGAACTCGCTTTGGCCGCTAGCTTGTCTGGTACTCGGGCGGTGCTGGCGGCGGCCTTGGCTCAGATTGATCGAATCGGTGCGCAGCTGGTCGGTGAGGAACGGGTGCGATTTCCCTCCGCAGCTTTATCAGTGGTGCAGCTGACCTTTAATCGGGCAGGCGACTGCGACGGCGTCGAAGTACTTTCGCTTGCGGACTGTCATGTGGTGGTACGAGAGCGCGGCGGCGCAATCAAGCACGTGGTTGCTGCGCTCGCTGATCCTCAGGCCGCGAAGATGAGCTCTGAGGATTTGGCGGCTTCGCGTCGCCGTCGCAATACTACCGAGGGTCTCTGGGTGGCTCGACGCGAGCCGGAAGCCGCTGAGCATGCCTTGGTAGTTCCTTGCAACGCGCCGGAATTGTTAACTCTGGTCAGCGATGGTGCCTGGCGGGCCGTCGACCTTGGCCTGATTGCCAGCCCGGAGGAGTTTCTTGACGCGGTCTCGACCCCGATTGGCGTCCTGGAGTTACAGACCGAGCTGCGCCAGCACCAGGCCGCTATTGGTGAAAAGGCCGACGACGCCACAATCCTCACCCTCCACCCCTAA
- a CDS encoding glycine C-acetyltransferase: protein MYSSIKDQLGTELAEIRDAGLFKTERKIASAQSSHIEAGPLDGSVQAGTVKKVLNFCANNYLGLADNPALIAAAKDALDNRGFGMASVRFICGTQDVHLELEQKLSAFLGTEDTILFSSCFDANGGVFESLFGPEDAIISDALNHASIIDGIRLSKAARYRYANQNMADLEAKLIEASQQKNADGAIIGARRKIIVTDGVFSMDGYLAPLEAICDLADKYDALVMVDDSHAVGFMGGTGAGTAEHSGVSDRVDIYTGTFGKALGGASGGYVAARSEIVAMLRQKARPYLFSNSLAPAIVAATLKALELVQNSGELREKLFANAALFRRRMTEEGFELLDGEHAIIPVMFGDAALADQVADSMLTHGVYVTAFSFPVVPRGAARIRVQLSASHSAEDVEACVQAFVASRAAVGSSLG, encoded by the coding sequence ATGTATTCAAGTATCAAAGACCAGCTCGGCACGGAGCTCGCTGAGATCCGGGATGCCGGATTGTTCAAAACCGAACGCAAGATTGCCTCTGCGCAAAGCTCGCACATCGAAGCCGGACCGCTTGATGGCAGCGTTCAAGCTGGCACGGTAAAAAAGGTACTCAACTTCTGTGCGAACAACTATCTTGGTCTGGCGGATAATCCAGCGTTGATCGCAGCGGCTAAAGATGCGCTGGATAATCGTGGATTCGGTATGGCGAGCGTTCGATTCATCTGCGGCACACAGGATGTGCATTTGGAGCTGGAACAAAAGCTTTCCGCCTTCCTCGGCACCGAAGACACGATCTTATTCTCCTCCTGCTTTGATGCCAATGGCGGTGTCTTTGAATCCTTGTTCGGTCCCGAAGACGCGATCATCTCGGACGCCCTCAACCACGCTTCGATTATTGACGGCATCAGATTGTCTAAGGCCGCTCGCTACCGCTATGCGAACCAGAATATGGCGGACTTGGAAGCTAAGCTCATCGAGGCTTCGCAGCAAAAGAACGCAGATGGCGCCATCATCGGCGCACGCCGCAAGATCATCGTGACCGATGGTGTGTTCTCGATGGACGGATATTTGGCCCCGCTTGAGGCGATTTGCGATCTGGCCGATAAATACGACGCCTTAGTGATGGTGGACGATTCGCACGCCGTTGGCTTTATGGGCGGCACTGGTGCCGGAACCGCTGAACATTCCGGAGTCTCGGATCGAGTCGATATTTACACCGGAACGTTCGGTAAAGCTCTGGGCGGCGCATCCGGCGGCTACGTGGCAGCCCGTTCGGAAATCGTTGCTATGTTGCGCCAAAAGGCGCGGCCTTACTTGTTCTCCAACTCCTTGGCTCCGGCTATTGTCGCGGCTACGCTCAAAGCCCTTGAGCTGGTGCAAAACAGTGGCGAATTGCGCGAAAAGCTCTTTGCCAACGCTGCTTTGTTCCGGCGCAGAATGACCGAAGAAGGCTTTGAGCTACTAGACGGCGAACATGCCATTATTCCGGTAATGTTTGGCGATGCTGCGTTGGCTGATCAAGTTGCTGATTCGATGTTGACGCACGGTGTTTACGTCACAGCGTTCAGCTTTCCAGTAGTGCCACGTGGCGCGGCAAGGATCCGGGTGCAGCTTTCAGCTTCGCATTCTGCTGAAGATGTTGAAGCCTGTGTGCAGGCCTTCGTTGCAAGCCGTGCGGCGGTTGGCTCCAGCTTAGGCTGA
- the tdh gene encoding L-threonine 3-dehydrogenase, translating to MKALFKPGPQAGFELVDRPEPQAGEFDVKIKVMTAGICGTDLHIQAWDAWAASTINAPLVPGHEFYGEVVEVGSEVKDVKVGDRVSGEGHIVCGTCRNCRAGRRQMCIRTQSVGVQRDGAFAEYVVIPETNVWVHHDESMTPELGAVFDPFGNATHTALAFPVLGEDVLITGAGPIGLMAITVARHAGARKIAITDISQPRLELARKLGVDLAVDVSKMRVKDAQAELGMREGFDVGLEMSGHPTALPEMIQNMNHGGRIAMLGLPAASIDIDWAKVVTHMLTLKGIYGREMYESWYAMSAMLSSNPVLRAGISSIITDVLPATEWETGFAAAKSGVGGKVVLDWTVF from the coding sequence ATGAAAGCACTGTTCAAACCTGGTCCGCAGGCAGGTTTCGAACTCGTTGACCGGCCAGAACCACAAGCTGGCGAGTTTGACGTCAAAATCAAGGTCATGACCGCGGGTATTTGCGGTACAGACCTGCACATCCAGGCATGGGATGCTTGGGCTGCCTCGACGATCAACGCGCCGTTGGTGCCCGGGCATGAATTCTACGGCGAGGTCGTAGAGGTCGGCTCGGAAGTCAAGGACGTCAAGGTTGGCGATCGCGTTTCTGGGGAGGGTCACATTGTCTGTGGCACCTGCCGTAATTGCCGCGCTGGCCGGCGACAAATGTGTATTCGGACCCAAAGCGTTGGCGTGCAGCGTGATGGTGCATTCGCGGAATATGTGGTTATTCCAGAGACGAACGTCTGGGTGCACCACGACGAATCAATGACGCCCGAACTTGGCGCGGTCTTCGATCCTTTTGGCAACGCGACGCATACCGCATTGGCGTTCCCGGTACTAGGCGAAGACGTCTTGATCACGGGGGCTGGCCCGATTGGCTTGATGGCAATCACCGTCGCCCGGCACGCTGGCGCACGCAAGATTGCGATCACTGACATTTCGCAGCCCCGGTTGGAGCTGGCCCGCAAACTTGGCGTGGATTTAGCCGTTGATGTTTCCAAGATGCGAGTCAAAGATGCTCAAGCCGAGCTGGGTATGCGTGAAGGGTTCGACGTCGGACTAGAGATGTCTGGTCACCCTACTGCTTTGCCGGAAATGATCCAGAACATGAATCATGGCGGTCGGATTGCGATGCTGGGCTTACCTGCGGCTTCAATCGATATTGACTGGGCTAAGGTCGTGACCCATATGCTCACGCTTAAGGGCATCTATGGGCGAGAAATGTATGAAAGCTGGTACGCCATGAGCGCTATGTTGAGCTCAAATCCTGTTCTTCGCGCCGGAATTTCCTCGATCATCACGGATGTATTGCCCGCGACTGAGTGGGAGACTGGATTTGCCGCGGCGAAGTCCGGCGTTGGCGGCAAAGTTGTTCTTGACTGGACAGTTTTCTAA